In the genome of Pseudomonas lalucatii, the window GGCAACGCCAGGCGCTGCTCGACAGCGTCAATGCCTGGCTGCTGCCGGCCGGCTACGCCACGCTGTTCGTCGACAGCTATGGCGCCCGCGGCATCGACGACTGGCGCGCGGTGTGCGCCGGCAAACGACTGTGGGGCAACCAGCGCGCCCTGGACGTCTACGCCGCCATCGAGTTGGCCGCGCAACTGCCCCGGGTCGATGGCCAGCGCCTGGCCCTGCTGGGCTTCTCCCACGGCGGCTGGAGCATTCTCGACGCCCTGGCCTATGCCGGCGAGGCCGGTCACGGTTTCGCCGCCCCCGGCCGCCAGGGCCTGGCGCGGGTCAGGGCGGCGATCCTCTACTACCCCTACTGCGGCTTTCCCGCCGAACTGCGCCGGCAGATGACGCCGCAGCCGCCGCAACTGATGCTGCTGGCCGGCGAAGACCACATCACCGATCACCGCCAGTGTCTGGACGCCCTGCGCCAGCTGCCCTCCGGCGCGATCCAGGTGAAGCGCTATGCTCAGGCCGATCATGTGTTCGACCATCTCAGCGATCTGGCCACCTACCAACCGCAACTCGCCAGGGATGCCCAGCAGCTAGCCAGACGCTTCCTGCGCAGCCACCTCGGCCCAGCCCAATGACCAGGAGTATTAGATGAAAGAGAAAGTCGCGGTGATTCTGTCCGGTTGCGGCGTCTACGACGGCGCGGAAATCCACGAGAGCGTGATCACCCTGCTGCGCCTCGACCAGCGCGGCGCCCAGGTGCAGTGCTTCGCGCCCAACGTCGAGCAGCTGCACGTGGTCGACCACTACAGCGGCGACGAGATGGACGAGAGCCGCAACGTGCTGGTCGAGTCCGCGCGCATCGCCCGCGGCAAGATCAAGGACGTGCGCGAGCTGCATATCGACGACTTCGACGCGCTGATCCTGCCCGGCGGCTTCGGCGCGGCGAAGAACCTCTCCGACTTCGCCCTGAGCGGCGCCAACTGCACCGTGCAGCCCGACGTGCTGGCGGCGGCCAAGGCCTTCGCCGACGCCGCCAAGCCGATCGGCCTGATCTGCATCTCGCCGGTGCTGGCGGCGCGGATCTTCGGCAACGGCGTGGAATGCACCATAGGCAACGACCACGACACCGCCGCGGCCCTGACCCAAATGGGCGCCGTGCACTGCGAATGCGAGGTCAGCGAGATAGTCGAAGATCCTGCGCGCAAGCTGGTCAGCACCCCGGCCTACATGCTCGCCCAGTCGATCAGCCAGGCCGCCTCGGGGATCAACAAGCTGGTCGATCGGGTCCTCGAACTGGTCCATGCCGGCTGAGCCGACGCGGTAGCGCTACGCCAATCCCGCCAATGCGCGCGGCACACCCGCCGCGCCACTGGTCAAGCCCGGCGCACTGCGGCAGCGTGGCGCCATCATTCCCAGGCGCACGCTCCATGACCCAACCTTTCGAACTCACCCCCGAGCTGCAACAGGCGGTGAGCGGCTTCTTCCAGCGCATCCCGTTCAACCAGCTGCTCGGCATCCAGCTCGAGCAACTGTCGCCGGAACGGGTGACCATGAGCCTGCCGATGAAGGACGAGCTGATCGGCAACTTCATGCACGGCATCCTCCACGGCGGGGTGATCGCCTCGTTGCTCGACGTGGCCGGCGGCGCCATGGCGCTGATCGGCGCCTTCGAGCGCCACCAGCAACTGCCCGCCGGCGAACGCCTGGCGCGGCTGTCCAAGCTCGGCACCATCGACCTGCGCATCGACTACCTGCGCCCCGGCCGCGGCCGCGGCTTCACCGCCAGCGCGGTGCTGCTGCGCTCGGGCAACAAGGTGGCGGTGGTGCGCAGCGAGTTGCACAACGACGAAGGCACGCTGGTGGCGGTCGGTACCGGCACCTACCTGTGCGGTTAGGACGGGGGTGAACGCAGCGATACCGGGGGCGATGGGTGTCGGCGCCGCGCCTCAACCCATCCTGCTCAAACGAGTCAGGATGCGATCCAGGGCGTTGGCGAAGGCCTGGCGGTCCTTGTCCCCATAGGCCGCCTGGCCACCGCCGACCTGGCCCTGCTCGCGTAGCTCGGTAAAGAGGTTACGGGTGGCCAGCTTGTCGCCCATGTTGCGCTCGTCGAACTCGCGCCCGCGCGGATCGAGGGCGGCCACGCCCTTCTTCAGCAGACGGTCGGCCAGGGGCACGTCGCTGCAGATCACCAGCTCGCCCGGCACGGCGTGCTCGACCAGGTAGTCGTCCGCCGCATCCGGGCCACTGGGCACCACGATCAGCTTCACGCAGGCGAAGCCCGGCCGGGCCACCGCCTGGCCCGCCACCAGCACCACCTCGAAGCCACGCTTGAGGGCGAACTTCACCAGCTGATCCCGGGCCGCCCGCGGGCAGGCGTCGGCATCGATCCAGACACGCATCGAACAATAATCTCCTCAGGCCGGCGCCCGACGTACCGTGGCGAGCAGCGCCGCGGCGCCGATGAACATGGCGCCGAAACAGCGGTTCATCAGGCGCTGCTGGCGCGGCGTACGCAGCAGGCGCAGGACCCGCGCGGCCAGGCCGGTGTAGCCCGCCATGACCAGCAGATCGACGCAGATCATGGTCACCCCCATCAGCAGGTACTGCGCCAGCAACGGCGCATGGGGGTCGAGGAACTGCGGCAGCACGGCGAGCATGAAGACGATCGCCTTGGGGTTGCTGACGTTGACCAGGAAGCCGCGCGCCACCAGGGTCAGCGGCCGGCCAAGCGGCCGTTGCGCGGGGCCGGCCGCCATGTCGGCCGGCAGCGCACGCCACTGGCGATAGCCCAGGTACACCAGGTAGAGCACGCCGAACCACTTGATCAGGCTGAAGGCCAGCGCCGAGGCGGCGAGGATCGCCCCCACCCCGGCGGCGACGATGGCGATCTGCAGCGCCAGGCCGATCTGCAGGCCCAGGGCATTCCAGTAACCGCGCCAGAAGCCGTATTGCAGGCCCGCGGACATCGAGGCGATGGCCCCGGCGCCGGGCGACAGACTGATCACCCAACAGGCGACGAAAAACGCGAGCCAGGTCTGCAGGGCCATGGCGAATACCTCGAGACGATGATTGAAGGATGCCCCAGAAAAAAGGGCAGGCCTCTCAGCCTACCCTTTGCGCTGCGCCGCGGCCAGACGCCCGATCAGTCCGGCGCGCCCTTGCGCAGGTGCACCGGCTCGACGCCTTTCTTGCGCGCCATGGCGCCGCGCAGGCGGATGTTGATCGCCTCGACCGCCAGGGAGAAGGCCATGGCGAAGTAGACGTAGCCCTTGGGCACATGCACCTCGAAGGACTCGGCCACCAGCACGGTGCCGACCACGATGAGGAACGACAGGGCGAGCATCTTCAGGCTCGGGTGCTTGTCGATGAAGTCGCTGATGGTGCTGGCCGAGAGCATCATCACGATCACCGAGATGACGATGGCCGCGACCATCACCGGCACGTTGTCGACCAGGCCGACCGCGGTGATCACCGAGTCCAGGGAGAAGACGATGTCGATGATGGCGATCTGCACGATGATGCCCATGAAGCCATAGGCCTTGCCGGCAGCCTGCTGCGCCTCTTCCGCCCCCTCCAGGCTGTGGTAGATCTCCATGGTGCTCTTGAACAACAGGAACAGGCCGCCGAAGAACAGGATCAGGTCGCGCCCGGAGATGCCCTGGCCGAAGACCTGGAACAGGTCGGCGGTCAGGCGCATGACCCAGGTGATCGACAGCAACAGCAGGATGCGCGTGCCCATGGCCAGGGCCAGGCCGAAGAAGCGCGCCTTCGGCTGCTGGGCCTTGGGCAGGCGGCTGACGAGGATCGAGATGAAGATGATGTTGTCGATGCCGAGGACGATTTCCAGGGCGGTCAGGGTGAGAAATGCGACCCAGATTTCCGGGTTGGCGAGCCATTCCATAGTGCGTTCGGTCTCATGTTTGCCAGGGTTTTAGTGTGCACCGCCGCGCCACGGGCGCAGGGTGCGCTGAACAGCTGAATCAACCAGTCGCTATCGACTGGGTCGCGGGCCACCTCTACTTCGCCTCGCTGCGAGGCCTTGCCCGGCAGCCTCGCCAAGCCGCTCGCCGGGCCGCTTGAACGCCATGCACCGGCTCAACTGGCCGCCTCCAGCTCACGCTGCAGGGCTTCGAGCGTTTCCAGGGCGAGCAGCCAGCGCTCCTCCAGCTCCGCTTCGCGGCCCTTGAGCCCGGCCTGCTCGGCCAGCAGGTCACGCAGTTCGTCCTTGCGGCTCGCCTCGTACAGGGCGCTGTCGCCCAAGCGGGCCTCGATCCCGGCGAGGCGCTGGTGCAGTTGCCCCAGCTCCTTCTCCAGGCGGTCGGCCTCGCGCTTGTGCGGCGCCAGCTGCTGGCGCAGCGCCGCGGCGGCCTGGCGCTGGGCGCGCTTGTCGGTCCGCTCGAGGCCGGCCTCGCCGCCGTTCGCCGGGGCCGGCGCCTGGCGGGCCCGGTAGTCCAGCAGCCAGCGCGCGTAGTCGTCGAGATCGCCGTCGAACGCCTGCACCCGGCCGTCGGCGACCAGGAGGAACTCGTCGGTGGTGCTCTTGAGCAGATGGCGGTCGTGGGACACCACCACCACCGCCCCGGCGAACTCCTGCAGGGCCAGGGTCAGGGCCAGGCGCATCTCCAGGTCGAGGTGGTTGGTCGGCTCATCGAGCAGCAGCAGGTTGGGCCGCCCCCAGGCGATCAGGGCCAGGGCCAGGCGCGCCTTCTCGCCGCCGGAGAAGTTCAGCACCGGCTCGTCGCAGCGCGCACCGCGGAAATCGAAGCCGCCGAGGAAGTCGCGCAGGCTCTGCTCGCGCTCGCTCGGCGCCAGGCGCTGCAGGTGCAGCAGCGGGCTGGCCTGGTCGTCGAGGGCGTCGAGCTGGTGCTGGGCGAAATAGCCGACCACCAGGTTCTCGCCGCGCTGCAGGCGGCCGCCGAGGGGCTGCAGCTCGCCGGCCAGGTTCTTGATCAGGGTCGACTTGCCGGCGCCGTTCGGCCCCAGCAGGCCCAGGCGGGCGCCCGGCGCCAGGCTCAGCTTGACCTGTTCCAGCACCGCCTTGTCGCCGTAGCCGAGGCGTCCCTCGGCCAGGTCCAGCAGCGGGCTGGAGATCTTGCCGGCCTCGCGGAAGCTGAAGTCGAAGGGCGAATCGACATGGGCCGGGGCCAGCTCCTCCAGGCGCTCCAGGGCCTTGATCCGGCTCTGCGCCTGGCGCGCCTTGGTGGCCTGGGCCTTGAAGCGGGCGATGTACTTTTCCATGTGCGCGCGCTGCGCCTGCTGCTTCTCGTAGGCCTGCTGCTGCTGGGCCAGACGCTCGGCGCGGGTGCGCTCGAAGGCCGAGTAGCCGCCGCGATAGAGGGTCAGCTTCTGCTGGTCCAGGTGGGCCACATGATCGACCACCGCGTCGAGGAAGTCGCGGTCGTGGGAAATCAGCAGCAGGGTTCCCGGATAGCTCTTCAGCCAGCCTTCCAGCCAGAGAATGGCATCCAGGTCCAGGTGGTTGGTCGGTTCGTCCAGCAGCAACAGGTCCGACGGGCACATCAGCGCCTGGGCCAGGTTCAGGCGCATGCGCCAGCCGCCGGAGAAGTCGCCGACGCGGCGGTCCATCTGCCCATGCTCGAAGCCCAGGCCGGCCAGCAGCTTGCGCGCGCGGGCGGCGGCCGTATAGCCGTCGGCGCTGTCCAGCTCGGTGTGCAGGCGGGCGATGGCGGCGCCATCCTGGGCCGTCTCGGCCACCGCCAGCTGAGCCTGCAGGCGGCGCAGGTGGACGTCGCCGTCGAGCACGTAGTCGACCGCCAGGCGCTCCAGGGTATCGACCTCCTGGCGCATATGGGCGATGCGCCAGTCCGCCGGCAGCAGACAGTCGCCGGCGTCGGGGCCCAGCTCGCCGCGCAGCAGGGCGAACAGGCTGGATTTGCCGGCGCCATTGGCGCCGATCAGGCCGGCTTTCTGGCCGGCGTGCAGGGTCAGCTCGGCGCCTTCTAGCAGGCGTTGCGGACCACGCTGTAGAGTGAGGTTCTGGAGTCGGATCATAATGGCGGCGGAGTCTACCAGAGTCGCCTGCCACATACCCGGAAAGCACCATGTCCACTGATCTGTGGCGTTTCGCCAAAGACTACTACCAGCGCCCCGGCGTCGAGGCGGCCTGCCTGCGCTTGCAGGAGCAGGGCGCCGATGTCTGCCTGCTGATCTGCGCGGTCTGGCTCGAGCGCCGCGGCGTCGCCTGCAGCCCCCAGCGCGCCGAGCAACTGCAGGGCCTCGCCCAACCCTGGCGGCGCCAGGTGGTCGAGCCTCTGCGCCAGCTCCGCCAGGACTGGCGCGCCGCCGCCCGCGGCGACGACGCCCTGGCCGCGCTGCGCGAGCACATCAAGCGCCTGGAGCTGGAAGCGGAACGGCTGCAGTTGCAGCGCCTGGCCGCGGCCTGCGGCGCCTGGCCGGGCACGGCCCCGCGGGTGTCTGCGGCCTGGTTGCAGGCCCTGGCGCCGGCTGGCGCGGCAGCGGACGACGAGGCACTGGCGCTATTGCGCGCCGCCGCCCGGTTGCCCTAGGACGAGGCCGGCGGCGTGCTGCCGTTGCCGCTCGGGGCGCCGCTCGGGGCGCCGCTCGGCGTCGCGGCGCTCGGCTCGGCGGCGGCCGCCGTCGATGCAGCGCTGCCGGCCTTGGCGGCAGCGGGCTTGCGGGCCACCGGCCTGTTCGCGGCCGGCTTGGCCGCAGCTTTGGCCGCCGGTTTTCTCGGCGCCTTGCTCACGGCCGGTTTGGCCGCGGCCGCCCCGGACGCATCGGTCGTCTTGGCAGCGGGTTTGACCGCGGGCTTGGCGGCGGCCCGCGCCGGGGCCTTGGTCGCGGCCCTAGGCGCGGCCGGCTTGGCAGGAGCCTTGGCGGCCGAGCGCGCGGCGGGCTTGGCGGCGGGCTTCGGCGCCGTCGCGGCGGCGGGGGTAGCAGCTGACTTCGCGACCGCGGCGGCGGGCTTCTTGGCCGCGGGCTTGGCCGGGGCCTTAGCCGCAGGGCGCTTGGCCGCCGCGGCCTTGCTGGCCGCGCCCGCGCCGGCCGATTTGGATTCGCGGCTGCTCAGCGCCTTGCTCGTGGCTTCCCTGACCTTGCCGACACCCTGGGCGAGCTTCAGGCTCTCCTGGGCATCGCGCTTGAGCTGCAGAATGTAGCCGCGCGTCTCGGTTTGCCGTGCCTTGAGGGTATCGAGCAACTCCTCCAGCTCGGCCACCAGGGTCTTGGCCTTGGCCTGCGCCTTGGCCTTGCCGGCTGCGGCCGCGTCCTGCAGCTTGCCGCGAGCCTTGTGCAGCTTTTCCTGGGCGCTGCCCCGCTGCTTCTCCAACTTGGCCAGGAGCTTTTCGGCATCGGCCAGCGCCTGCGCACAGGCCTTTTCCAAGTGCTCGAGCAGACTGCCGGATAGCTGATGAAGCAGGTGCAGGGGGGTACCAACCGTATTTTTCTTAGCGTTCTTCTTGGCCGACATGGCGCGCCTCCGGGTGGGGGTAGGTGCAGCCATACTAGCCCTCGGGAACGGCGCTCGCTAGTTCGCCCTGGCTATCGCCGCCGGAGCCCGGCCCCTGTCCGCCGGGTTCCGAGCGATCCAGGTCCGGTGTGCGGCGCAGCCGTGGATCGGCCCCGGACAGGGCGCCTGCCGGCGCGCCGGGCACGACCAGGAAGGGCACGCGCCTGCTGAAGGCTGGCGCGCGACATCGAGACGTCGGTGACATCGGCAATCCGCCGGGAGCCCGCAGCGCGATGGCTGCGCTAGTCGCTCAGAGGGCCGGGGTCGCCTGCTGCTGGTGGGCGTTGTGCAGCACCTCGATCAGGCAGTCCTCCAGCTCGAAGCGTTCGTGCAGCAGCTGGCCGAGGCGATTGAGCTCCTCGCTCAGCGACACGCCGTCACGGCAATCGCCGTTGTCGCAACGGTCGTTGAACGACAGCGCCACTTCGGTGATCGCCTCGATGCGTGGGTAGATCTGCTTGGCCAGCTCGAGACCGCGTTGGTCACCGAAGGCCTTGGCCTCGCTGGTCAGCTGTTCGTAGACCTCGAAATGCCCGGCCGACACGTAGTCGACCAACACTTCACAGAATTTCTGCAGGGTTTGCGCATTGGCGCTGGACGCTCGCGGGGAGTCGCTGAGGGTCGCGAAGGCGGCGACCAATTCTTGGCGCTCCTGCAACCAGCGGTCTATCAGCAGGTGAACCCCACCCCAACGTTCCTGGGCGTTCTGACAACTCTCGAGCATGACGACCTCACTTCCCTTATCGGTATTCCTGTTATACGTCCGATCCGAGACGGTTTTTTGTCAATCGGTGCATGGTCTTGGGAAGGCAACCGCCTAACGGCAACTTTCCGGCGGTGCGTGCGAGCCAGATTATGCCCCTGGGCCGATGCCGACAAGGCACCGGATTGAGAAAATTTCATACAACCGTTTAATCGGTGCCCCACGCCACGCCTGGGCTCGCCGCGCGGCGGGCGGCACCTCGAGCTCCCGGCGAAGACGGCCTGCGCATCAATCGCGGCGCAGCAACTGCACCAGGGCGAACCCCAGCATGACGACGAATCCGAGCAGGCTCCACTCCGGAATGCTCATGCCGAACAGGGTCCAGTTGACCTCCGCGCAATCGGCCGAGCCGTGCAGCACCAGGCGCACGATTTCCTGGAACGGCAGGGCTTCCATCATGTAGTCGAGGCTCGGCAGACAGGCCGGCAGCTGATCGGCCGGCACCCCTTGCAGCCAGATCTGCCGCCCCGCGGTGCCGCCGCCGGCAACGGCGAACAGCAGCGCCAGGCCGGCATAGCCGCGACGACCGCCACGCCCCGGCGCATGCAGTGCGGCAGCCAGGCAGACCAGGCCGAAGCCGATCACGCAGACCCGCTGGACGATGCACAGGGGGCACGGCTCCAGGCCGACCACGTGCTCCAGATAGAGCGCCGCGCCCATCAGCAGCAGACAGCCGAGGAAGGCGAGTGAGTACAGGGAACGAGGACTGGCCAGGGGCATGGCGGCTCCGAAGGAGGGGATACGAAGCCGCCTACGGTAGAGGAAAGCGCCCGCGCCGATCAAGGCAAAGCCACCGGCCAGAGCGGCTAGCCGTCCGCCCAAAAGCGCCATGCGTCCGCCGGCCGGGCCTCCTGCCGCCGGACGTCCCCGCTAGTGCACGACCGGCTGTGGCAGGGGCAGGCCAGCCAGGCGTCTGTCGAGCAGACCCAGGCCCTCCTGGAACAGCTGATTGCTGCGCTCGACCTCACCCAGGCGCGCCAGCAGCCGGGCCAGCTCGGCACAGGCCTCCGGGTCGCGCTGGAACACCAGGCTGCTCTCGAAATATTCCTTGGCCTTGCCCCACAGCTGATTCTGCAGACACAGCCGGCCGACGGTCAGCAGCAGGCCGGCGTCCTGCGGATGCTGCTTGAGCCAGCCCTCGGCCGCCTGTAGCTGGCGCCCCGGGTTCTGCCCGCGCAACAGCCCGTACAGGCGCACCAGGCGGCTGTCGTACTGACGCTTGAGGGCCTGGTACAACAATTCCTCCGCCTCGCTCTCGGCCCCCAGCCCCCGCAGCTGTTCGGCATATACGGCGAGCAGCTCGGGCTCCTGGCGCTGGGCCGAGGACAGCTGCTCCCAGGCCTGGGTCAGGGCCGCCAGGGCCGCCGGGGCGGCGCCCTCGCCGCCCCGCCCGGCCACGGCCAGCCGACCGTGCCAGGCCTGGCGCTCGAGTTCGGCCAGCTCGGCACCGCCGAGGACCTTGTGCTTGCGCAGCTCCGGCAACAGGCCGAGCAGGGCCGACCAGTCGCCAGCCTGCAGGTACAGTTGCTGCAACTGGCGCAGCACCTGGCGGTGCTGGGGGTAGCGCTCGCGCATGATCTCCAGGGTCTCGCGCGCCGAGTCACTCTGGCCACGCGCCTGCTGCAGCTTGGCATGGGTCAGGGCGATCGCCAGCTCGGCATCGGGCTGGCGCTTGAGCGCCCGCTCCAGCAGGGCGTCGCTGTCCTCGTGCTGGCCCAGCTTGTGGGCGGCGCGCGCCGCGCTGAGGTAATACATCAGGGGTTGCGGGTCGCTTTCCGCGGCCCGCCGCAGATAGCGCAACGCCGGCACCCAGCGGCCCTCGGCCAGGTCGACGAAGCCCTGCTCGGAGGCCAGGCGCACGCGGCGGCTGCGGTGCAGGCGCGACCAGGGATTGAGCAGCCGCCCCGAGGTCAGCAGCAGGCCCAGCGACAGGCGCAACAGGCGCCACAGCAGCCAGGCCGCCAGCAGCAGCCCGAGGAACGCCCACAGGCTGGATTCGTAGCGGAAGCCTTGGTAGGCGAACAGCACGTAGCCCTTGTGCTCGGCGACGGCCATGCCGAGCAGCGCCAGCCCCGCCACCACCAGCAGCACGGCGAGCAACAGGAAGACCCGCTTCATGGCCGCGCCTCCTCGCCATCGACGGCGTCGGCGGCCTGGGCCTCGGGGACCAGGCCGTTACGCGCCGACTCCTTGCGCTGCAGGTAGGCCTGCACGGCGCTGAGCGAGTCAGCCAGGTCCGGCGCGACCACCTCGACCGACTGGCCGATCAGCTCGTCGACGCGCGCCCGCAGGGCGCGGCTGGCGGGGTTGTCGCGGTTGAAGTGCGCGTCGAGCACCTCGGCCGCCTGCAGGAGTGCCTGGCGGTACACCGGGGTCTGCCCGTGCAACGCGGCCCACTGCGCCTGCTCCAGGGCCAGGCTGAGGGCCAGGCGCACCTGGGTCAGGCTCTGCCCGGCGAGCAGCGGGCGGATGTTCTGGTCGGCGCTGAAGTCGATGCGGAAATACTGCGACAGGGTCTGCAGCCCCTGGGACCACCAGCTGGTGCCATCGCCCTGGACGGCGAGCTCGCCGAGCACCCCGCCCTGGCTGTCGAACACCGGGTTGAGCGCGCTGAGCTGCCCCGCCTGGTCGCGCAGGGCGCCGAGCTGGAGGAACAGCCCGGTGCGGTCCGGGTTCGACGTGGCACGCAAGGCCTCCAGGCTCTTGGCCAGCTGCTCGCGGGCGGCGAAGGCCGCCGGGTCGTCCTGCTCGCGGAGAATCTCGTCGGCGCCCTGCACCAGGGCCTTGGCGCTGTCGATGTCCTGCAGGGCGGACAGGCGCAGGCTGGCCAGGCGCAGCAGGTGCTCGGCCTCGGCCAGGCGCCAGTCCTGGCGGCTGGCGCCGAGCACGGTCTCCAGACGCTGGTTGAGCAGCTGCTGGTCGCCCTGCAGCCGGACCAGCAGGCGCCGGCGCTCCTCCAGCTCGGCGACGCCCAGCAGCAGGGCCAGGGCGGCCACCGGCAGCGCCGCGCCCCTGGCGGGGCCGTTCGGCTTGTCCGCAGCGCCCTGCGGCGCCACCTCGGGCGCCTCCGGCACGGGTTGCTCTTGCTCACTCGGGGAAGTCGCTTCGCTCACGTATCCATCCTTCGCATCAGAGGTCCGGGGCGGGTTGCACCTGCAACGCCGCCAGCAACGCCGCGGCGCTGGCGCCACGACAGTCCACAACAATCTCGGCGCCCGCGGCGCGCGCCAGCTCGGCGACCCGCGGGCTGGGTACGAACAAGGGTAGCCGAGCCAACTCGGGCCAGTGTTCGCCGGCCAGCTGCTGCAGGTGCTCGAAGCCCTGCCCGCTGCTGACCACCAGGCCGTTCAGGTCCTCGCCACGCACCCGTCGGTAGAGGAGTCCGGCCGGATAGTCCGGCAGCCGGCGGCGGTACAGCGGCAGGTAGTCGACCTGCACGCCCTGCTCGCGCAATCGCTCGGCGAGCCATTCGCGACCGTCCTCGCCCCGCAGGATCAGCACCCGCGGGGTGAAGGCCCGGGCCAGTGCCTGCTGCAGCTGGGGCAGCGCCAACAGGCTCTCGCTGTCGTCGCCCCCGTCCGGGTAATAAACCGGCAGGCCGTAGTCGGCGAGAATCTCCGCGGTGGCCGCGCCGACGCCGAACCAGGGCTGCTCGGCCAGCGGTTGCGGCCAGTAGCGATCGAGCAATTCCACGCCGCAACGAGCGGCCGGCTTGCTCACCACGATCACCGCGCAATAGCGGTCCAGGTCAAGGATGGTCGCGCGCTGTTCGGCGGTCTCGGCCAGCGTCTCGATCGCCAGCAGCGGCAGGCTGCTGCTGTGGATGCCCTCGGCGGCGAGCGTCGCGGCCAGCGCCGGACACTCCTCGGCCGGCCGGGTCAGCAGCAGGCGCCAGGCAGTCACTCGGGATCGGCCTCGCCGTAGATCGCCTGCAGGATCGCCGCCGCGCCCTGGGCCAGCAGGGCTTCGGCGACCTGTACGCCGAGCTGCTCGGCCGCGGCCGCCGGCGCCCGGCCCTCCGCGCGCAGCAGCAGGCCGCCGTCCGGCTGACCGACCAGGCCGCGCAGCCACAGCTGCTCGCCTTCGAGTACCGCGTAGCAGGCGATCGGCACCTGGCAGCCACCGTTCAGGCGCTTGTTCAGC includes:
- a CDS encoding dienelactone hydrolase family protein; amino-acid sequence: MRRPLRWFLIGLALLSTAALLGLYPYRAALLPQADDLASAKARLAPHLRLFTPAGDGPFATVLVFHGCSGQRQALLDSVNAWLLPAGYATLFVDSYGARGIDDWRAVCAGKRLWGNQRALDVYAAIELAAQLPRVDGQRLALLGFSHGGWSILDALAYAGEAGHGFAAPGRQGLARVRAAILYYPYCGFPAELRRQMTPQPPQLMLLAGEDHITDHRQCLDALRQLPSGAIQVKRYAQADHVFDHLSDLATYQPQLARDAQQLARRFLRSHLGPAQ
- the elbB gene encoding isoprenoid biosynthesis glyoxalase ElbB; amino-acid sequence: MKEKVAVILSGCGVYDGAEIHESVITLLRLDQRGAQVQCFAPNVEQLHVVDHYSGDEMDESRNVLVESARIARGKIKDVRELHIDDFDALILPGGFGAAKNLSDFALSGANCTVQPDVLAAAKAFADAAKPIGLICISPVLAARIFGNGVECTIGNDHDTAAALTQMGAVHCECEVSEIVEDPARKLVSTPAYMLAQSISQAASGINKLVDRVLELVHAG
- a CDS encoding thioesterase family protein; protein product: MTQPFELTPELQQAVSGFFQRIPFNQLLGIQLEQLSPERVTMSLPMKDELIGNFMHGILHGGVIASLLDVAGGAMALIGAFERHQQLPAGERLARLSKLGTIDLRIDYLRPGRGRGFTASAVLLRSGNKVAVVRSELHNDEGTLVAVGTGTYLCG
- a CDS encoding YaiI/YqxD family protein — its product is MRVWIDADACPRAARDQLVKFALKRGFEVVLVAGQAVARPGFACVKLIVVPSGPDAADDYLVEHAVPGELVICSDVPLADRLLKKGVAALDPRGREFDERNMGDKLATRNLFTELREQGQVGGGQAAYGDKDRQAFANALDRILTRLSRMG
- the rhtB gene encoding homoserine/homoserine lactone efflux protein, which translates into the protein MALQTWLAFFVACWVISLSPGAGAIASMSAGLQYGFWRGYWNALGLQIGLALQIAIVAAGVGAILAASALAFSLIKWFGVLYLVYLGYRQWRALPADMAAGPAQRPLGRPLTLVARGFLVNVSNPKAIVFMLAVLPQFLDPHAPLLAQYLLMGVTMICVDLLVMAGYTGLAARVLRLLRTPRQQRLMNRCFGAMFIGAAALLATVRRAPA
- a CDS encoding TerC family protein; protein product: MEWLANPEIWVAFLTLTALEIVLGIDNIIFISILVSRLPKAQQPKARFFGLALAMGTRILLLLSITWVMRLTADLFQVFGQGISGRDLILFFGGLFLLFKSTMEIYHSLEGAEEAQQAAGKAYGFMGIIVQIAIIDIVFSLDSVITAVGLVDNVPVMVAAIVISVIVMMLSASTISDFIDKHPSLKMLALSFLIVVGTVLVAESFEVHVPKGYVYFAMAFSLAVEAINIRLRGAMARKKGVEPVHLRKGAPD
- a CDS encoding ATP-binding cassette domain-containing protein; this encodes MIRLQNLTLQRGPQRLLEGAELTLHAGQKAGLIGANGAGKSSLFALLRGELGPDAGDCLLPADWRIAHMRQEVDTLERLAVDYVLDGDVHLRRLQAQLAVAETAQDGAAIARLHTELDSADGYTAAARARKLLAGLGFEHGQMDRRVGDFSGGWRMRLNLAQALMCPSDLLLLDEPTNHLDLDAILWLEGWLKSYPGTLLLISHDRDFLDAVVDHVAHLDQQKLTLYRGGYSAFERTRAERLAQQQQAYEKQQAQRAHMEKYIARFKAQATKARQAQSRIKALERLEELAPAHVDSPFDFSFREAGKISSPLLDLAEGRLGYGDKAVLEQVKLSLAPGARLGLLGPNGAGKSTLIKNLAGELQPLGGRLQRGENLVVGYFAQHQLDALDDQASPLLHLQRLAPSEREQSLRDFLGGFDFRGARCDEPVLNFSGGEKARLALALIAWGRPNLLLLDEPTNHLDLEMRLALTLALQEFAGAVVVVSHDRHLLKSTTDEFLLVADGRVQAFDGDLDDYARWLLDYRARQAPAPANGGEAGLERTDKRAQRQAAAALRQQLAPHKREADRLEKELGQLHQRLAGIEARLGDSALYEASRKDELRDLLAEQAGLKGREAELEERWLLALETLEALQRELEAAS
- a CDS encoding TIGR02444 family protein, which codes for MSTDLWRFAKDYYQRPGVEAACLRLQEQGADVCLLICAVWLERRGVACSPQRAEQLQGLAQPWRRQVVEPLRQLRQDWRAAARGDDALAALREHIKRLELEAERLQLQRLAAACGAWPGTAPRVSAAWLQALAPAGAAADDEALALLRAAARLP
- a CDS encoding AlgP family protein, whose translation is MSAKKNAKKNTVGTPLHLLHQLSGSLLEHLEKACAQALADAEKLLAKLEKQRGSAQEKLHKARGKLQDAAAAGKAKAQAKAKTLVAELEELLDTLKARQTETRGYILQLKRDAQESLKLAQGVGKVREATSKALSSRESKSAGAGAASKAAAAKRPAAKAPAKPAAKKPAAAVAKSAATPAAATAPKPAAKPAARSAAKAPAKPAAPRAATKAPARAAAKPAVKPAAKTTDASGAAAAKPAVSKAPRKPAAKAAAKPAANRPVARKPAAAKAGSAASTAAAAEPSAATPSGAPSGAPSGNGSTPPASS
- the rsd gene encoding sigma D regulator is translated as MLESCQNAQERWGGVHLLIDRWLQERQELVAAFATLSDSPRASSANAQTLQKFCEVLVDYVSAGHFEVYEQLTSEAKAFGDQRGLELAKQIYPRIEAITEVALSFNDRCDNGDCRDGVSLSEELNRLGQLLHERFELEDCLIEVLHNAHQQQATPAL
- a CDS encoding disulfide bond formation protein B, whose product is MPLASPRSLYSLAFLGCLLLMGAALYLEHVVGLEPCPLCIVQRVCVIGFGLVCLAAALHAPGRGGRRGYAGLALLFAVAGGGTAGRQIWLQGVPADQLPACLPSLDYMMEALPFQEIVRLVLHGSADCAEVNWTLFGMSIPEWSLLGFVVMLGFALVQLLRRD